gtgaccacagctctatataatcctcacacgtctcttcttctccttcatgtgaccacagctctatataatcctcacacgtctcttcttcatgtgaccacagctctatataatcctcacacgtctcttcttcatgtgaccacagctctatataatcctcacacgtctcttcttcatgtgaccacagctctatataatcctcacacgtctcttcttcttcatgtgaccacagctctatataatcctcacacgtctcttcttcttcatgtgaccacagctctatataatcctcacacgtctcttcttcttcatgtgatcACAGCTCTATatgatcctcacacgtctcttcttcttcatgtgaccacagctctatataatcctcacacgtctcttcttcatgtgaccacagctctatataaccctcacacgtctcttcttcttcatgtgaccacagctctatataatcctcacacgtctcttcttcatgtgaccacagctctatataatccacacacgtctcttcttcatgtgaccacagctctatataatcctcacacgtctcttcttcttcatgtgaccacagctctatataatcctcacacgtctcttcttcttcatgtgaccacagctctatataatcctcacacgtctcttcttcatgtgaccacagctctatataatcctcacacgtctcttcttcatgtgaccacagctctatataatcctcacacgtctcttcttcttcatgtgaccacagctctatataatcctcacacgtctcttctccttcatgtgaccacagctctatataatcctcacacgtctcttcttcatgtgaccacagctctatataatcctcacatttctcttcttcatgtgaccacagctctatataatcctcacacgtctcttctatatgtgaccacagctctatataatcctcacacgtctcttcttcttcatgtgaccacagctctatataatcctcacacgtctcttcttcatgtgaccacagctctatataatcctcacacgtctcttcttcatgtgaccacagctctatataatcctcacatgtctcttcttcttcatgtgaccacagctctatataatcctcacacatctcttcttcttcatgtgaccacagctctatataatcctcacacgtctcttcttcatgtgaccacagctctatataatcctcacatgtctcttcttcttcatgtgaccatagctctatataatcctcacacctctcttcttcttcatgtgaccacagctctatataatcctcacacgtctcttcttgatgtgaccacagctctatataatccacacacgtctcttcttcttcatgtgaccacagctctatataatcctcacacatctcttcttcttcatgtgaccacagctctatataatcctcacacgtctcttcttcatgtgaccacagctctatataatcctcacacgtctcttctccttcatgtgaccacagctctatataatcctcacacgtctcttcttctccttcatgtgaccacagctctatataatcctcacacgtctcttcttcttcatgtgaccacagctctatataatcctcacacgtctcttcttcatgtgaccacagctctatataatcctcacacgtctattcttcttcatgtgaccacagctctatataatcctcacacgtctcttcttcttcatgtgaccacagctctatataatcctcacacgtctcttcttcttcatgtgaccacagctctatataatcctcacacgtctcttcttcttcatgtgaccacagctctatataatcctcacatgtctcttcttcttcatgtgaccacagctctatataatcctcacacgtctcttcttaatgtgaccacagctctatataatcctcacacgtctcttcttcatgtgaccacagctctatataatcctcacacgtctcttcttcatgtaaccacagctctatataatcctcacacgtctcttcttcatgtgaccacagctctatataatcctcacacgtctcttcttcttcatgtgaccacagctctatataatcctcacacgtctcttattcatgtgaccacagctctatataatcctcacacgtctcttcttcttcatgtgaccacagctctatataatcctcacacgtctcttcttcttcatgtgaccacagctctatataatcctcacatgtCTCttattcatgtgaccacagctctatataatcctcacacgtctcttcttcatgtgaccacagctctatataatcctcacacgtctcttcttcatgtgaccacagctctatataatcctcacacgtctcttcttcatgtgaccacagctctatataatcctcacacgtctcttcttcttcatgtgaccacagctctatataatcctcacacgtctcttcttcttcatgtgaccacagctctatataatcctcacacgtctcttcttcatgtgaccacagctctatataatcctcacacgtctcttcttcatgtgaccacagctctatataatcctcacacgtctcttcttcatgtgaccacagctctatataatcctcacacgtctcttcttcttcatgtgaccacagctctatataatcctcacacgtctcttcttcatgtgaccacagctctatataatcctcacacgtctcttcttcttcatgtgaccacagctctatataatcctcacacgtctcttcttcttcatgtgaccacagctctatataatcctcacacgtctcttcttcttcttcatgtgaccacagctctatataatcctcacatttctcttcttcatgtgaccacagctctatataatcctcacatttTTTCAGATGTTTCTCCACTCCTGTATAGAAGTCTATGTAAAACACACTTTCTAGAGCCTGTTTCATTTTGTACAGTATTCCATGCACCCTAAAAATATTCAAAAAGTGAAGGGGAAACAAAAACACAACCGCCTCTGCCATACTGGAATTggatgcaccacatttattagaTGGCGTGTGCCTCTTATCTGGTACCCAACATTCACCAAGAtcttgggtctttaaagatgggccTCCTCCGATGCTGCAGGACTCTGACTATACTTCCGTCCGTCTGTCCATCTCTCGCACCTGTGCTTGCCATAGTAAAGGTCTTCTCGCGCTGTCCGTGTGGCAGGTAAACTGCTGGTCTATGGTATGAGTGCtctaataataaatataatattacgACACGGCCGGTAATTTAGAGGCGGTAATTATTTTCCTGTGCGGACTGCTACTAATGAGCACTTTCACGGCGGAGCACTCATTAGTGCAGCCTTTACCCCCTTCCCCTTTttcactaatgggggaattattaattctgggggcactaatattattgggagccacagtatAATAGTGTTAAGCCACTCCCCCCCACAACCACACCCCCTttagggtgtggcttaacttggcaaCCCTATTCACGCCCCAAAAGGATATCAATGAAACGTACAGGTCGCCATGCCACAAATGAGCCCTCACATGGCTCCGCAGACGTAAATATAACAATGATATAGGGGGCAGAATATGCCAATGCTGCGTCCGGTCCCACCCACTTTTCGGTGACTACCAGTTTCCAGGAATAGAAGCAGTAATGTGTTTGGTCACTTTCTGTGTAACATAATGGAGGGTGGCCATGGACAGCTCATACCCAGAgcatggtttccatggttacaaggtGTAGGCTATGGCAGCGGTTTCCTTTAGGTAATCTGTATCATGTGACCGGGGAAGGACCAGCCACGTGACTACGTCAGAGACGGCGCCTGTACGTAGAGTTCCGTCTTCAGTGTCCGCCATGTTCTCGGAGCCTGTGTGGTACAGTGCACGGGCGTCCGGCCCCGGGAAGATGGCGGACGGCGACACTCTGCATCTCGCCCTCTTGCGGCCGTATCCGTTTCATCATTGTATAAATCGTCGGAACAACAGGGTGGGGGGATTATGACGTCACTTCCTTATCGGTGAAGGATGGCGGCGTCGGTGTCTCCGGGGCGGGATGTGTTCGCTGAGGGGCTGCTGGAGCTGCTGAAGCCGGCGGTGCAGCAGCTGGATTCCCATGTTCATGCCGTGAGGTGCGGGGGATTCAGCGTCCTCCTGagattatactgccccctactgagcAGCGGGCTGTCCTCATGGGCTGCAGGGACCCTTCATGTAGAGGGGCCCCTTCACTCAAAGTGGGATGCACTAGTAAGAGGCCCCAAAGTGTACAAGCCCCACAGCATAAAGGGGCCCTGCACCCCATGTCCTCACCTACAGCCCCCCCTCTGTGTCCCCTGTAATGAAGAGCGGGGCTGTAGGGGTGATTCCTGGGgtgcggtgtcccctgtaatgaaGAGCGAGGCTGTAGGGGTGATTCTCGGGGTGCGGTGTCTCCTGTAATGAAGAGCGGGGCTGTAGGGGTGATTCCTGGGGTGCGGTGTCCCCTATAATGAAGAGCTCGGCTGTAGGGGTGATTCCTGGGGTGCGGTGTCCCCTGTAACGAAGAGCTCGGCTGTAGGGGTGATTCCTGGGGTGCGGTGTCTCCTGTAATGAAGAGCTCGGCTGTAGGAGTGATTCCTGGGGTGCAGTGTCCCCTGTAATGAAGAGCTCGGCTGTAGGGGTGATTCTCGGGgtgcggtgtcccctgtaatgaaGAGCGGGGCTGTAGGGGTGATTCCTGGGGTGCGGTGTCCCCTATAATGAAGAGCTCGGCTGTAGGGGTGATTCCTGGGGTGCGGTGTCCCCTATAATGAAGAGCGGGGCTGTAGGGGTGATTCCTGGGgtgcggtgtcccctgtaatgaaGAGCTCGGCTGTAAGGGTGATTCCTGGGgtgcggtgtcccctgtaatgaaGAGCTCGGCTGTAAGGGTGATTCCTGGGGTGCGGTGTCCCCTGTAACGAAGAGCTCGGCTGTAGGGGTGATTCCTGGGGTGCGGTGTCTCCTGTAATGAAGAGCTCGGCTGTAGGAGTGATTCCTGGGGTGCAGTGTCCCCTGTAATGAAGAGCTCGGCTGTAGGGGTGATTCTCGGGgtgcggtgtcccctgtaatgaaGAGCGGGGCTGTAGGGGTGATTCCTGGGGTGCGGTGTCCCCTATAATGAAGAGCTCGGCTGTAGGGGTGATTCCTGGGGTGCAGTGTCCCCTATAATGAAGAGCGGGGCTGTAGGGGTGATTCCTGGGgtgcggtgtcccctgtaatgaaGAGCTCGGCTGTAAGGGTGATTCCTGGGGTGCGGTGTCCCCTATAATGAAGAGCGGGGCTGTAGGGGTGATTCCTGGGgtgcggtgtcccctgtaatgaaGAGCTCGGCTGTAGGGGTGATTCCTGGGGTGCGGTGTCCCCTGTAACGAAGAGCTCGGCTGTAGGAGTGATTCCTGGGGTGCGATGTCTCCTGTAATGAAGAGCTCGGCTGTAGGGGTGATTCCTGGGGTGCAGTGTCTCCTGTAATGAAGAGCGGGGCTGTAGGGGTGATTCCTGGGgtgcggtgtcccctgtaatgaaGAGCGAGGCTGTAGGGGTGATTCTCGGGGTGCAGTGTCTCCTGTAACGAAGAGCTCGGCTGTAAGGGTGATTCCTGGGGTGCGGTGTCCCCTATAATGAAGAGCGGGGCTGTAGGGGTGATTCCTGGGGTGCAGTGTCTCCTGTAATGAAGAGCTCGGCTGTAGGGGTGATTCCTGGGgtgcggtgtcccctgtaatgaaGAGCTCGGCTGTAAGGGTGATTCCTGGGGTGCGGTGTCTCCTGTAACGAAGAGCTGGGGTGCGGTGTCCCCTGTAACAAAGAGCTCGGCTGTAGGGGTGATTCTCGGGGTGCGGTGTCCCCTGTAACAAAGAGCTCGGCTGTAGGGGTGATTCTCTGGGTGTGGTGTCTCCTGTAACGAAGAGCGGGGCTGTAGGGGTGATTCCTGGGGTGCGGTGTCCTCTGTAACAAAGAGCTCGGCTGTAGGGGTGATTCTCGGGGTGCGGTGTCCCCTGTAACAAAGAGCTCGGCTGTAGGGGTGATTCTCTGGGTGTGGTGTCTCCTGTAACGAAGAGCTCGGCTGTAGGGGTGATTCCTGGGGTGCGGTGTCCTCTGTAATGAAGAGCTCGGCTGTCGGGGTGATTCCCGGTgtgcggtgtcccctgtaatgaaGAGCTCGGCTGTAGGGGTGATTCCTGGGGTGCGATGTCTTCTGTAATGAAGAGCGGGGCTGTAGGGGTGATTCCTGGGGTGCGATGTCCCCTGTAATGAAGAGCTCGGCTGTAGGAGTGATTCCTGGGGTGCGGTGTCCCCTGTAACGAAGAGCTCTGCTGTAGGGGTGATTCCTGGGGTGCGATGTCTTCTGTAATGAAGAGCTCGGCTGTAGGGGTGATTCCTGGGGTGCGGTGTCCCCTGTAACGAAGAGCTCTGCTGTAGGGGTGATTCCTGGAGTGCGGTGTCTCCTGTAACGAAGAGCTCGGCTGTAGGGGTGATTCCTGGGGTGCAGTGTCTCCTGTAACGAAGAGCTCGGCTGTAGGGGTGATTCCTGGGGTGCAGTTTCTCCTGTAACGAAGAGCTCGGCTGTAGGGGTGATTCCTGGGGTGCAGTGTCTCCTGTAACGAAGAGCGGGGCTGTAGGGGTGATTCCTGGGGTGCAGTGTCTCCTGTAACGAAGAGCTCTGCTGTAGGGGTGATTCCTGGAGTGCGGTGTCTCCTGTAACGAAGAGCTCGGCTGTAGGGGTGATTCCTGGGGTGCAGTGTCTCCTGTAACGAAGAGCTCGGCTGTAGGGGTGATTCCTGGGGTGCAGTGTCTCCTGTAATGAAGAGCTCGGCTGTAGGGGTGATTCCTGGGGTGCAGTGTCTCCTGTAACGAAGAGCTCGGCTGTAGGGGCGTGGTGTCTCCTGTAAGGAAGAGCGGGGCTGTAGGGGTGATTCTCGGGGTGCACTGTCTCTTGTAGTGGAGTGGGTCTGTAGGGGAGATTCTTGGGGGCTGTCTTTCTTGGTGAGGACCCCCTTTCATCTCGGGCCCTCTTGTTGCAGGGAGAGCCAGGTGGATCTGCGGGAGCACATTGACAGTCTGGCGTCAGGTGAGTGGGAGGAGCTtgctgtgatgacatcactcagAGGGTTTTGTCGCCCGTTTTCCGATCCTCTCATCTATCCCTCCGCAGAGCTGTGTAGGATTAACGAGGATCAGAAGGTCGCTCTGGACCTGGACCCGTATGTGAAGAAGCTGCTGAACGCCCGTCGCCGTGTGGTCCTGGTGAACAACATCCTGCAGAACGCCCAGGTGACAGGGAGCCGCTGATATTTGGGTGGGCCGCTCGCCCTGTGTGCCCCCGCTCAtattgtcttctgctctgtcgcaGGAGAGGCTGAGGCGCCTCAATCACAGCGTGGCCAAGGAGACGGCCCGCAGGAGAGCCATGCTGGACTCAGGAGCCCATTCCCAGTGAGGAGGCGCAGTAGGAGCTGAGCTACGCCTGACATCGGCATATGAGGTTTCCGGAAGCCCTGGCGTTGTGGGCGTCGCCTTCCGGGATCTAAATCCAGCACAGCCACCAATGAGGCTCCAGGTGCCTCCTCGCTCCGCCCTCCAGTCTTTCATAGCTGCCATGCATGAACCGTAACCATGTAGCAGGGCCCCCAGCCGAGGGGCCACGTCTGTAATCTACTGCCCACGGGTTTTTTGTGGCATTACATTAGCTAATCTCCAGCAATCGATATGCAGGGGGTTGAGCTTCAGAGCCGTTATAGCGGCGTCTTCGTGAAGCCATTGAAGCGTTACTGTCCGGTGACGATGTGGAGACATCAATCTGGGCGCGGGCACTGTCTGAGGGGGACGGGTTAAGTTttgtaaaaatgctttattatctcATTTGTGCCGCTATCTCTTGTAGTCTGCAATAAACGTTCTGTGTTTTGGCTTGTGACATCTCCTCCCGAATGTATCATAACCCTCGTCCTGTTACTACTTGTCGGGGAGAGGCTTTgtcatgatgggggtgatggtggtgaacagcaccatctagagGTCTTTTGTGGAGCACCGCCTTGGAATGGTAAGACTATGGTGAAAGAGGGGTTGTCGGTCTCAATGTAAAGAATAACGCTGTCCCCTGCAGCTTTTAGCAGCGCTGGGGTAGTCCCATCAGAGAATGTGCCCCCCTGGTATGGTCGACTGCAGGCTCTAGGTCTGGCTCGTGGCCTGCTGACTTCACCGCGGTCTTACGGGATTTTCACCGGCTGTTATGGCTTCAGCCCACAAGAAGGGGATCTTCTCCTCCATGACTAAGAGGGTAGCATTGTGCTGGAGGAGGTCAAGAAGTGGGACATCATGATAGGCCAGGTGCATATCTGTAACCTGCAGCTTATGGACTAAACTATACCTACCCTGATAACATCAACCCTAcccaaatggctgataacagggggcaatagtctgtattctgtcctacagtcatcctctcccctgaaatggctgataacaggggcaatagactgtattctcctgtcctacagtcatcctctcctctgaaatggctgataacagggggcaatatactgtattctcctgtcctacagtcatcctctcccctgaaatggctgataacaggaggcaatagactgtattctcctgtcctacagtcatcctctcccctgaaatggctgataacagggggcaatagactgtattctcctgtcctacagtcatcctctcccctgaaatggctgataacaggggcaatagactgtattctcctgtcctacagtcatcctctcccctgaaatggctgataacagggggcaatagactgtattctcctgtcctacagtcatcctctcctctgaaatggctgataacagggggcaatagactgtattctcctgtcctacagtcatcctctcctctgaaatggctgataacagggggcaatagactgtattctcctgtcctacagtcatcctctcccctgaaatggctgataacagggggcaatagactgtattctcctgtcctacagtcatcctctcccctgaaatgtctgataacagggggcaatagattgtattctcctgtcctacagtcatcctcccccctgaaatggctgataacaggaggcaatagattgtattctcctgtcctacagtcatcctctcccctgaaatggctgataacagggagcaatagactgtattctcctgtcctacagtcatcctctcccctgaaatggctgataacagggggcaatagactatattctcctgtcctacagtcatcctctcccctgaaatggctgataacagggagcaatagactgtattctcctgtcctacagtcatcctctcccctgaaatggctgataacagggggcaatagattgtattctcctgtcctacagtcatcctctcccctgaaatggctgataacagggagcaatagactgtattctcctgtcctacagtcatcctctcccctgaaatggctgataacagggggcaatagattgtattctcctgtcctacagtcatcctcccccctgaaatggcggataacagggggcaatagactgtattctcctgtcctacagtcatcctctcccctgaaatggctgataacagggagcaatagactgtattctcctgtcctacagtcatcctctcccctgaaatggctgataacagggggcaatagactgtattctcctgtcctacagtcatcctctcccctgaaatggctgataacagggagcaatagactgtattctcctgtcctacagtcatcctctccagcctgaaatggctgataacagggggcaatagactgtattctcctgtcctacagtcatcctctcccctgaaatgtctgataacagcgggcaatagactgtattctcctgtcctacagtcatcctctcccctgaaatggctgataacagggggcaatagactgtattctcctgtcctacagtcatcctctcccctgaaatggctgataacagggggcaatagacggtattctcctgtcctacagtcatcctctcccctgaaatgtcttttaacagggggcaatagactgtattttcctgtcctacagtcatcctctcccctgaaatggctgataacagggggcaatagactgtattctcctgtcctacagtcatcctctcccctgaaatggctgataacagggggcaatagactgtattctcctgtcctacagtcgtcctctcccctgaaatggctgataacagggagcaatagactgtattctcctgtcctacagtcatcctctcctctgaaatggctgataacagggggcaatagactgtattctcctgtcctacagtcatcctctcccctgaaatggctgataacagggggcaatagactgtattctcctgtcctacagtcatcctctcccctgaaatgtctgataacagggggcaatagattgtattctcctgtcctacagtcatcctcccccctgaaatggctgataacaggaggcaatagattgtattctcctgtcctacagtcatcctctcccctgaaatggctgataacagggagcaatagactgtattctcctgtcctacagtcatcctctcccctgaaatggctgataacagggggcaatagactatattctcctgtcctacagtcatcctctcccctgaaatggctgataacagggagcaatagactgtattctcctgtcctacagtcatcctctcccctgaaatggctgataacagggggcaatagattgtattctcctgtcctacagtcatcctctcccctgaaatggctgataacagggagcaatagactgtattctcctgtcctacagtcatcctctcccctgaaatggctgataacagggggcaatagattgtattctcctgtcctacagtcatcctcccccctgaaatggcggataacagggggcaatagactgtattctcctgtcctacagtcatcctctcccctgaaatggctgataacagggagcaatagactgtattctcctgtcctacagtcatcctctcccctgaaatggctgataacagggggcaatagactgtattctcctgtcctacagtcatcctctcccctgaaatggctgataacagggagcaatagactgtattctcctgtcctacagtcatcctctccagcctgaaatggctgataacagggggcaatagactgtattctcctgtcctacagtcatcctctcccctgaaatgtctgataacagcgggcaatagactgtattctcctgtcctacagtcatcctctcccctgaaatggctgataacagggggcaatagactgtattctcctgtcctacagtcatcctctcccctgaaatggctgataacagggggcaatagacggtattctcctgtcctacagtcatcctctcccctgaaatgtcttttaacagggggcaatagactgtattttcctgtcctacagtcatcctctcccctgaaatggctgataacagggggcaatagactgtattctcctgtcctacagtcatcctctcccctgaaatggctgataacagggggcaatagactgtattctcctgtcctacagtcgtcctctcccctgaaatggctgataacagggagcaatagactgtattctcctgtcctacagtcatcctctcccctgaaatggctgataacagggggcaatagactgtattctcatgtcctacagtcatcctctcccctgaaatggctgataacagggggcaatagactgtattctcctgtcctacagtcatcctctcccctgaaatggctgataacaggggacaatagactgtattctcctgtcctacagtcatcctcccccctgaaatggctgataacagggagcaatagactgtattctcctgtcctacagtcatcctctcccctgaaatggctgataacagggggcaatagactgtatt
The sequence above is drawn from the Bufo bufo chromosome 11, aBufBuf1.1, whole genome shotgun sequence genome and encodes:
- the SNAPIN gene encoding SNARE-associated protein Snapin codes for the protein MAASVSPGRDVFAEGLLELLKPAVQQLDSHVHAVRESQVDLREHIDSLASELCRINEDQKVALDLDPYVKKLLNARRRVVLVNNILQNAQERLRRLNHSVAKETARRRAMLDSGAHSQ